The sequence below is a genomic window from Synechococcus sp. PCC 7335.
AAGGGCGATCGCCTTAGCTTCTGCGGCGCTTCCGGTCAAATCCTGATGGAGCTTAAGGGCTTCTATGAGCTGATCGCCGCAGGTATAAACTGGATTGAGCGAAGTGAGTGGCTCTTGAAAGATCATTGAAATCAGCCGACCTCGATACCGACGGCGATCTTCAAGTGAAAGCTTGAGCAGATCGACTGGCTCGGCATTGGGCGTATTCGGATCGCAAAACCAAATTTCACCTGAAACCTGAGTACTTTCTTCTAGCAGACCGATTAATGCCAAGGAGGTCACTGATTTTCCTGAACCCGATTCGCCTACCAGTCCCAGCGTTTGCCCAGGGTCAATAGAGAAAGAAACTGACTTTACCGCGTCAATTGCGCCTGTTTTGGTTGGAAAGGCGATTGAAAGATTGCGAACGTCAAGAATCGGGAAAGTCATCTTCAAGCTCTAAGACTACAAAACGACGGGTAACTGCACTGGTAACTGCACTATAGATGTAACAATACAGCACTAGAACCAATAGACTGTAGCTAGTTGAACGAAAGTGTTTCTATTATCTTGGTCTCTATCGCTGTTTTGATAATGTTTTGGGGCAGCGAAGGGGAGCATTATAAAGCCGAGCCCGTAAGGAAACTATGATGTCTTCGCTGATTTAGTTTGTTTATTTCTCTGCCTCTTTTTGTTCACATGCCCTGACATAAGCCTTTCATGAGCCTTTTTGGCAATATGTTTTGTTGCATATCTCTGGCACATATATTCCTACACATTTGTTTTCACACATTGTCATCTCTATATCGAGAATAGATAGATCTTTATTCTGAGTTGAACGGCATAAATGTTCCAAATGTATCGATTTACGCATTTTATCTAGAAATTTTCGCGTAGGTTCCTATAATCCTCTCTAACTAGGCCTTCAGGGATAGAACCCTGTAGAAACAATATTGGGAGTTCAGAAGCTATGCGTCTACACTTTTTCTTCAGGCAGCGACTGCGACGAGTCCTTCTAGCGGTGATGGCGCTGACGCTGGCAGTTGTTCTAGCTAATTGTGGGGGCGCTTCTGAAGATCCATCAACGGCTGACGGTGATGGCATAGAGGCTCCTACGGGGGCGCTTGTGTTCGGCTCGGTTGGCCAACCCGTTAATCTCACACCCGGAGATATTACCGACGGCAATTCAATTTATGTTCAGCAGCAAATTTACAACTATTTGATTGGTAATGAGCCAGGCAGCACAGAGCTAGCACCGGAGCTAGCGACCGAATGGAGCGCGTCTGAGGATGGGAGAACCTGGACGTTTAATCTGCGAGAAGGCGTAAAGTTTCACGATGGTACGGACTTCAACGCAGAGGCCGTTGTCTTTAATGTCAATCGCTGGTGGGATCCAGAATTTGAGTTTGGCTACCGTGATGCAGGCGCTCTATATGAGATTTGGACGGACTTATTCGGCGGGTTTAAAGGTGATGAAGCTTCGACGCTAGTCGATGTGAGAGCAGTTGATGAGCTAACGGTTGAGTTTGAGATCGCTGAACCATTCGCCGCCTTTCCAGCTGCGATTTCGTCAGGTTATTTTGGTATCGCTAGCCCGACAGCAGTGCAGGCTGGTACTGACTACGGCACCCCGTCTGGTGCGGCCGTAGGTACTGGACCATTTGTGTTTGATTCTTGGATCAGCGGTGATCGCGTCACGCTTACCAAGTTCGAAGACTATTGGGAAGATGGGATGCCTAAAGTCGACCAGCTCGTCTTCAGTTTTGTTGAAGATCCAGCAGCTAGACTGGCTCAGCTACGAGCCGGGACGCTAGATTTCACGGTGGATCTTACGCCCGATCAGCTAACTGAGATTGAGTCAGATCCAAACCTAGAAGCGGTCTATCGTCCTTCGTTTAATGTCGGCTATCTAGCGTTGAATCCTAGCTATGAACCGCTAGCGACCAAGGAAGTGCGGCAGGCGATCGCTCAGGCTATTAATAAGCCTGCCATTGTTGATGCCTTCTGGGGCGAGCTAGGCGAAACTGATGGCCACTTTGTTCCGCCTTCACTAGAAGACTATAGAGATAGCAGTATAGATGACTACGAATACAGCATAGAAGCGGCACAAGAGGCGATCGCTGAAGCGGGCTATCCTGATGGCTTCGATCTAGACATGTGGTATATGCCTGTCAGCCGTCCCTATTTCCCAAATCCCAAGCCGATTGCCGAGGCTTTTGCCGCTGAGCTAAGCCAGATTGGGATCAATGTCAACTTGCAGACCAAAGACTGGGGTGCGTACCTAGCTGATCGCAACGTAGCCCCTGGCTTCCAATCATTCATGCTGGGCTGGACAGGTGATTACGGCGATCCAGATAACTTCCTCTATGCTCACTTTGGTCCTGGCGCAACTCAAGATTTAGGCGACTATCAGAACCCTGAGCTGTTCGATCTGCTCGAACAGGCACGGATAAACAGCGATCCAGCTGAAAGAGAAGCGCTATACCAGCAAGCAGATGCGCTCATCTTTGAAGAAGCCCTGAGAATTCCGATTGTACATTCCCAGCCTCTGTTGGCCAAACGCGCCGAGGTTGATGGTTGGGAACCTAGTCCGTTTAGCTCTGAGCCATTTGTCGCAGTTGAGAAAGGGTAAACACTCATCTCACTCTTGTGAATAGAACATTCTGCTATCACACGAAAAGCACACAGTCGAGAATTAAGACCGGTCAGGAGCCAGTCAAAGGCCACCTAAAGACCAATCAACTTCTAGCTTGCAAGTCACTCTTTAGAGATCATCATGGGCAGATATATTCTTAGACGATTGCTCCAATTAGTGCCGGTCTTACTAGGCATCTCACTGCTCGTATTTATCTTCTTGCATCTCATTCCAGGCGATCCGGCGGTGACTATGCTGGGCGATCGCGCTACGCCGGAGGCAGTTGAAAAGCTGCGAGAGCGTATGGGTCTAAACGAACCGTTACCACTTCAATATCTGTCGTTTTTAGGGAATCTACTGACCTTTGATCTAGGCAACAGCATCTTTACCGGGGTGCCCATTGCCGAAGAAATTCGTTTGCGCTGGCCTGCTACGTTTGAGCTATCTGTTATCGCTATGCTAATTGCTCTGCTAGTCGGCATCCCAGCAGGTGTACTTGCGGCTGTTAAAAAGAACAGTTGGATTGATAATTTGACCATGACTGGCTCTTTGTTAGGCGTGTCAATGCCGGTCTACTGGCTAGGTTTGCTGCTGGTTTATCTGTTTGCAGTAAACTTGCAATGGCTGCCCCCTAGCGGCCGCACTGACATCAGCACTGTCTTTCGACCTGTTACTGGCTTTTTTATCTTTGATTCAATTATTCAAGGTGATTTCAAAGCACTAGGGGATGTGTTGGCTCACCTAGTGCTACCGGCTATTACTCTAAGCACCATTCC
It includes:
- a CDS encoding ABC transporter permease; translated protein: MGRYILRRLLQLVPVLLGISLLVFIFLHLIPGDPAVTMLGDRATPEAVEKLRERMGLNEPLPLQYLSFLGNLLTFDLGNSIFTGVPIAEEIRLRWPATFELSVIAMLIALLVGIPAGVLAAVKKNSWIDNLTMTGSLLGVSMPVYWLGLLLVYLFAVNLQWLPPSGRTDISTVFRPVTGFFIFDSIIQGDFKALGDVLAHLVLPAITLSTIPLAIIARITRSAMLEVLSQDYIRTARSKGLKELIVIGKHALKNAMLPVVTIVGLEFGTLLGGAILTETIFSWPGIGSWIYGGILQRDYPVVQGGVVFVAFVFVLINLLVDLSYALLDPRIQYK
- a CDS encoding ABC transporter substrate-binding protein, with the protein product MRLHFFFRQRLRRVLLAVMALTLAVVLANCGGASEDPSTADGDGIEAPTGALVFGSVGQPVNLTPGDITDGNSIYVQQQIYNYLIGNEPGSTELAPELATEWSASEDGRTWTFNLREGVKFHDGTDFNAEAVVFNVNRWWDPEFEFGYRDAGALYEIWTDLFGGFKGDEASTLVDVRAVDELTVEFEIAEPFAAFPAAISSGYFGIASPTAVQAGTDYGTPSGAAVGTGPFVFDSWISGDRVTLTKFEDYWEDGMPKVDQLVFSFVEDPAARLAQLRAGTLDFTVDLTPDQLTEIESDPNLEAVYRPSFNVGYLALNPSYEPLATKEVRQAIAQAINKPAIVDAFWGELGETDGHFVPPSLEDYRDSSIDDYEYSIEAAQEAIAEAGYPDGFDLDMWYMPVSRPYFPNPKPIAEAFAAELSQIGINVNLQTKDWGAYLADRNVAPGFQSFMLGWTGDYGDPDNFLYAHFGPGATQDLGDYQNPELFDLLEQARINSDPAEREALYQQADALIFEEALRIPIVHSQPLLAKRAEVDGWEPSPFSSEPFVAVEKG